One window from the genome of Leptospira ryugenii encodes:
- a CDS encoding TetR/AcrR family transcriptional regulator — MVRMRKSYHHGNLRDAILKESLLWIKKEGIETLSLREIAKKLGVTHSAPNKHFPKKEVLLANMVEHGFIQFRIALLEGCKNLETEPREAFQSMCLSYIKFANDNPEIYRLMFSKTLDDYEDYPACQKAGFASFQVLLDAVNKLQEGGIIKQGDIREISFLLWSLIHGYVLLWQEGRIEGLKTKMEGKAEKLSDTHFFISLMNHLNSSIFLT, encoded by the coding sequence ATGGTTCGAATGAGAAAATCCTACCACCATGGAAATTTGCGAGATGCCATTTTAAAGGAGTCCCTTCTTTGGATCAAAAAAGAAGGCATCGAAACCTTAAGTTTGAGAGAGATTGCAAAAAAGTTAGGTGTCACTCATTCAGCACCAAACAAACATTTTCCGAAAAAAGAAGTGTTACTGGCAAACATGGTGGAACATGGGTTCATTCAATTCCGTATCGCACTTCTCGAAGGTTGCAAAAACTTGGAGACTGAACCAAGAGAAGCCTTCCAATCGATGTGCCTCTCTTATATTAAATTTGCAAATGATAACCCAGAAATCTATCGATTGATGTTTTCCAAAACCTTGGATGATTATGAAGATTACCCTGCTTGCCAGAAGGCTGGCTTTGCATCCTTTCAAGTTCTTTTGGATGCTGTAAACAAATTGCAGGAGGGTGGTATCATCAAACAAGGTGACATCCGTGAGATTTCTTTCCTCTTGTGGTCGCTCATCCACGGTTATGTGCTTCTATGGCAAGAAGGCCGTATTGAAGGATTAAAAACCAAAATGGAAGGAAAGGCAGAAAAACTATCCGACACTCATTTCTTTATCTCCTTAATGAACCATCTCAATTCGAGTATTTTTCTCACGTAG
- a CDS encoding leucine-rich repeat domain-containing protein yields MKPISLLLPVCLLGLFADCKKETIDLNKWIEENQQERVVNLSKKEIAYLPKEISKLQKVEELTLQYDSLVAIPEELGELKQLKILNLYGNPIQSLPSSLANLQNLEVLLLGRTKLERVPTFFRELKELKTLALDETKIQLTEEDVEILASIKSLERLDLTLLRSYQSLPKNIGKLSFLKEISFQKIPFEKADVKRLRDELPGVRVKL; encoded by the coding sequence ATGAAACCTATCTCTTTGCTTTTACCAGTGTGTCTATTGGGTCTATTTGCAGATTGTAAGAAGGAAACGATTGATCTCAACAAATGGATAGAGGAGAACCAACAAGAAAGAGTTGTGAATCTCTCCAAAAAAGAAATCGCCTACCTGCCCAAAGAAATCTCCAAACTCCAAAAGGTGGAAGAGTTGACCTTACAGTACGACTCTCTCGTGGCTATTCCAGAGGAACTAGGAGAGCTAAAGCAACTTAAGATTTTAAATCTGTATGGCAATCCCATCCAGTCTTTGCCGAGTAGCTTGGCAAATTTACAAAACTTAGAAGTCCTTCTTTTAGGAAGAACCAAATTGGAAAGAGTCCCAACTTTTTTTCGAGAACTGAAAGAGCTCAAAACTCTAGCCTTGGATGAAACAAAAATCCAACTGACTGAAGAGGACGTAGAGATTTTGGCCTCCATCAAAAGTTTAGAAAGATTGGATCTGACCCTACTGCGGAGCTACCAAAGTTTACCGAAAAACATTGGGAAACTATCCTTCCTTAAAGAAATTTCCTTCCAGAAGATACCTTTTGAAAAGGCCGATGTGAAAAGACTCCGTGATGAACTTCCTGGGGTGAGAGTGAAACTCTAA